From Rhinopithecus roxellana isolate Shanxi Qingling chromosome 17, ASM756505v1, whole genome shotgun sequence, one genomic window encodes:
- the FAM83H gene encoding protein FAM83H isoform X4 yields the protein MARRSQSSSQGDNPLAPGYLPPHYKEYYRLAVDALAEGGSEAYSRFLATEGAPDFLCPEELEHVSRHLRPPQYVTREPPEGSLLDVDMDGSSGTYWPVNSDQAVPELDLGWPLTFGFQGTEVTTLVQPPPPDSPSIKDEARRMIRSAQQVVAVVMDMFTDVDLLSEVLEAAARRVPVYILLDEMNAQHFLDMADKCRVNLHHVDFLRVRTVAGPTYYCRTGKSFKGHVKEKFLLVDCAVVMSGSYSFMWSFEKIHRSLAHVFQGELVSSFDEEFRILFAQSEPLVPSAAALARMDAYALAPYAGAGPLVGVPGVGAPTPFSFPKRAHLLFPPPREEGLGFPSFLDPDRHFLSAFRREEPPRMPGGALEPHAGLRPLSRRLEAEAGPAGELAGARGFFQARHLEMDAFKRHSFATEGAGAGENFAAARQVSRQTFLSHGDDFRFQTSHFHRDQLYQQQYQWDPQLAPARPQGLFEKLRGGRAGFADPDDFPLGAGPRFPELGPDGHQRLDYVPSSASREVRHGSDPAFGPGPRGLEPSGAPRPNLTQRFPCQAAARPGPDSAPEAEPERRGGPEGRAGLRRWRLASYLSGCHGEDGGDDGLPAPMEAEAYEDDVLAPGGRAAAGDLLPSAFRVPAAFPTMVPVPGSGSGGNGPEREGPEEPGLAKQDSFRSRLNPLVQRSSRLRSSLIFSTSQAEGAAGTAAATEKVQLLHKEQTVSETLGPGGEAVRSAASTKVAELLEKYKGPARDSGGGVGAITVANHSKTVVSQAWREEVAASGGVGGERRSLESCLLDLRDSFAQQLHQEAERQPGAASLTAAQLLDTLGRSGSDRLPSRFLSAQGRSTSPEGLDSPLPLEGPGAHQVLHNEPKGSPTSAYPERKESPTPGFSTRKGSPTTGFIEQRGSPTSAYPERRGSPVPPVPERRGSPVPPVPERRGSPVPPVPERRGSPVPPVPERRGSLTLTFSGESPKAGPVEEGPSGPMEVLRKGSLRLRQLLSPKGERRMEDEGGFPVPQENGQPESPRRPSLGRGDSTEAATGDERGPRARLTSATANALYSSNLRDDTKAILEQISAHGQKHRAVPAPGPGPSHSSPELGRPPAAGGLAPDMSDKDKCSAIFRSDSLGTQGRLSRTLPASAEERDRLLRRMESMRKEKRVYSRFEVFCKKEEASGPGAGEGPAEEGTRDSKVGKFVPKILGTFKGKK from the exons ATGGCCCGTCGCTCCCAGAGCTCCTCGCAGGGGGACAACCCGCTGGCACCCGGGTACCTGCCGCCTCACTACAAAGAGTACTACCGCCTGGCGGTGGATGCACTGGCCGAGGGTGGCTCGGAGGCCTACAGCCGCTTCCTGGCGACTGAGGGGGCACCGGACTTCCTGTGCCCTGAAGAGCTGGAACATGTGAGCCGACACCTTCGGCCTCCACAGTATGTTACCCGAGAGCCACCTGAAGGCAGCCTTCTCGACGTGGACATGGATGGCTCCTCAGGTACATACTGGCCAGTGAACTCAGACCAGGCCGTGCCTGAGCTTGACCTGGGCTGGCCTCTGACCTTCGGCTTCCAGGGCACCGAGGTGACCACCTTGGTGCAGCCGCCACCTCCTGACAGCCCCAGCATCAAGGATGAGGCCCGTAGGATGATCCGTTCCGCCCAGCAG GTGGTGGCTGTGGTGATGGACATGTTCACTGATGTGGACCTGCTCAGTGAAGTGCTGGAGGCCGCCGCCCGTCGCGTCCCAGTCTACATCCTGCTGGATGAGATGAACGCGCAGCACTTCCTGGACATGGCCGACAAGTGCCGTGTCAACCTGCACCACGTGGAT ttCCTGCGGGTACGGACTGTGGCGGGCCCCACCTACTACTGCCGCACTGGGAAGTCCTTCAAGGGCCACGTCAAGGAGAAGTTCCTGCTGGTGGACTGTGCCGTGGTGATGAGTGGGAGCTACAG CTTCATGTGGTCCTTTGAGAAGATCCACCGCAGCCTGGCACACGTGTTCCAAGGAGAGCTGGTCTCCAGCTTCGATGAGGAGTTCCGCATCCTCTTCGCGCAGTCCGAGCCGCTTGTGCCCTCGGCCGCGGCCCTGGCCCGCATGGATGCCTATGCCCTGGCTCCGTATGCCGGGGCCGGGCCCCTCGTGGGCGTCCCTGGGGTCGGGGCGCCAACCCCTTTCTCCTTCCCGAAACGAGCACACCTCCTGTTCCCGCCACCCCGGGAAGAGGGCCTGGGCTTCCCCTCCTTCCTCGACCCGGACCGCCACTTCCTGTCGGCCTTCCGCCGGGAGGAGCCTCCGCGGATGCCGGGGGGCGCGCTGGAGCCGCACGCGGGTCTGCGGCCGCTCTCGCGGCGCCTGGAGGCCGAGGCCGGGCCGGCTGGGGAGCTCGCGGGCGCGCGGGGCTTCTTCCAGGCGCGGCACCTGGAGATGGACGCCTTCAAGCGGCACAGCTTCGCGACCGAGGGCGCCGGCGCCGGGGAGAACTTCGCGGCCGCGCGGCAGGTGTCGCGGCAGACGTTCCTCAGCCACGGCGACGACTTCCGCTTCCAGACCAGCCACTTCCACCGCGACCAGCTCTACCAGCAGCAGTACCAGTGGGACCCGCAGCTCGCGCCCGCGCGCCCGCAGGGCCTGTTCGAGAAGCTTCGCGGCGGCCGCGCGGGTTTCGCGGACCCGGATGACTTCCCCTTGGGCGCCGGGCCCCGCTTCCCGGAGCTCGGACCCGACGGGCACCAGCGGCTGGACTACGTGCCGTCCAGCGCGTCCCGCGAGGTGCGCCACGGCTCGGACCCCGCCTTCGGGCCCGGACCCCGTGGCCTGGAGCCCAGCGGGGCCCCGCGCCCCAACCTGACCCAGCGCTTCCCATGCCAGGCGGCGGCGAGGCCTGGCCCAGACTCCGCTCCCGAGGCGGAGCCGGAGCGCAGGGGCGGGCCCGAGGGGCGGGCCGGGCTGCGGCGCTGGCGCCTGGCCTCCTACTTGAGCGGATGCCATGGCGAGGATGGGGGCGACGACGGCCTGCCGGCGCCCATGGAAGCGGAGGCTTACGAAGACGACGTGCTGGCTCCCGGGGGCCGGGCAGCTGCCGGCGACCTGCTCCCCTCAGCCTTCCGCGTCCCTGCAGCCTTCCCCACGATGGTCCCGGTGCCAGGCTCGGGCAGCGGCGGCAACGGCCCAGAGCGCGAGGGCCCGGAGGAGCCCGGCCTGGCCAAGCAGGACTCATTCCGCTCGCGCCTGAACCCCCTGGTCCAGCGCAGCTCCAGGCTGCGCTCCTCGCTCATCTTCAGCACGTCACAGGCTGAGGGCGCAGCCGGGACTGCGGCGGCCACAGAGAAGGTGCAGCTGCTGCACAAGGAGCAGACGGTCAGCGAGACGCTGGGGCCCGGAGGAGAGGCCGTGCGCTCCGCGGCTTCCACCAAGGTGGCGGAGCTGCTGGAGAAGTACAAAGGCCCAGCCCGCGATTCCGGCGGTGGCGTGGGCGCCATCACCGTTGCCAACCACAGCAAGACCGTCGTGTCCCAGGCGTGGCGGGAAGAGGTGGCAGCCTCAGGTGGCGTGGGTGGCGAGCGCCGCAGCCTCGAGAGCTGCCTCCTGGACCTGCGCGACTCCTTTGCGCAGCAACTGCACCAGGAGGCGGAGCGGCAGCCGGGAGCCGCCTCGCTCACCGCGGCGCAGCTGCTCGACACGCTGGGCCGGAGCGGCTCCGACCGCCTGCCCTCCCGCTTCCTCTCTGCCCAGGGCCGCTCAACCTCCCCGGAAGGGCTGGACAGCCCTCTGCCCCTGGAAGGGCCCGGGGCGCACCAGGTGCTCCATAATGAGCCAAAAGGGAGCCCCACCTCGGCTTACCCTGAGCGGAAGGAGAGCCCCACGCCCGGGTTTTCCACTCGAAAAGGAAGTCCAACTACAGGATTTATTGAGCAGAGGGGGagccccacctcagcctacccCGAGCGCAGGGGCAGTCCGGTGCCCCCGGTGCCGGAGCGCAGGGGCAGTCCGGTGCCCCCGGTGCCGGAGCGCAGGGGCAGTCCGGTGCCCCCCGTGCCGGAGCGCAGGGGCAGTCCGGTGCCTCCCGTGCCGGAACGCAGGGGCAGCCTCACTCTTACCTTCTCCGGGGAGTCCCCGAAGGCCGGTCCCGTGGAGGAGGGGCCAAGCGGCCCCATGGAAGTCCTGCGCAAAGGCTCCCTGCGCCTTAGGCAGCTGCTGAGCCCCAAGGGCGAGCGGCGCATGGAGGATGAGGGTGGCTTCCCAGTGCCGCAGGAGAACGGGCAACCTGAGAGCCCACGGCGGCCGTCACTGGGCCGGGGTGACAGTACAGAGGCTGCCACAGGAGATGAGCGGGGCCCGCGGGCGCGCCTGACTTCAGCCACGGCCAATGCCTTGTACAGCAGCAACCTTCGGGATGACACGAAGGCCATTCTGGAGCAGATCAGCGCCCACGGCCAGAAGCACCGTGCGGTCCCTGCCCCGGGCCCTGGCCCTTCGCACAGCAGCCCCGAGCTAGG